From Lepus europaeus isolate LE1 chromosome 3, mLepTim1.pri, whole genome shotgun sequence, a single genomic window includes:
- the LOC133756622 gene encoding ret finger protein-like 4B — protein MAKNLLAATTCPICLDYFSCPVSLSCGHVFCFDCIHELVSGREDFVLVCPTCRSVSEKVPMEEWLIGKLTLLTRQHSGLLEQSLLLSEEVLRFQEDDVLDTATAHSLLELSSDQRSVECGKTSNNLLEDPSGFPHLLCVLRTTCFSWGRHYWEVEVGEAREWTLGVWQESFDTKRKGDLTSDHGFWIISVEAGFIHPCTNTEVIIPASPSLHRVGVFLDVDLGEIKFFDVGNKALIYMHRFLSTLEPFRPFFFFVV, from the coding sequence ATGGCTAAGAACCTGCTAGCAGCGACCACCTGTCCAATTTGCCTGGACTATTTCTCATGTCCCGTCTCGCTCTCCTGTGGACATGTCTTCTGTTTCGATTGCATTCACGAATTGGTGTCAGGAAGAGAGGATTTCGTGCTGGTTTGCCCCACATGTCGCTCGGTCAGTGAGAAGGTACCTATGGAAGAGTGGCTAATCGGAAAGCTGACCCTTCTAACCAGGCAACACAGTGGTCTCCTGGAGCAGAGTCTGCTCCTTAGTGAGGAGGTTCTGAGGTTCCAGGAGGATGATGTCCTGGACACAGCTACCGCCCACTCCCTCCTTGAGCTCTCCAGCGATCAGAGGAGCGTTGAATGTGGGAAGACCTCCAACAACCTGCTGGAAGACCCCAGTGGGTTCCCTCACCTGCTCTGTGTACTGAGgaccacgtgcttctcctggggcCGCCATTACTGGGAGGTTGAAGTAGGAGAAGCCAGGGAGTGGACCCTGGGTGTCTGGCAAGAGTCATttgacacaaagagaaagggtgATTTAACCTCTGACCACGGTTTCTGGATCATCTCCGTGGAGGCAGGATTCATTCACCCCTGCACCAACACAGAAGTAATCATTCCTGCAAGCCCTAGTCTTCACCGCGTAGGAGTTTTCCTGGATGTGGATTTGGGAGAGATCAAGTTTTTTGATGTTGGAAATAAAGCTCTCATCTACATGCATAGGTTCCTCTCCACACTGGAGCCTTTTCGTCCATTCTTCTTTTTTGTAGTTTga